The DNA segment GATGATGAGATACTATTGGAGTGAGGTATTATAAATGGAATTTGTATCTATAGTTGCAATAGCTTTAATGGTAATTGGTGCATTTGGTATTATATTTCTCAAAAAACCTTTAGATAAGGTTATAATGTTTTCAATACTTGATGCTGGATTCGTTTTAGTCGTTGTTTT comes from the Methanobrevibacter sp. genome and includes:
- a CDS encoding EhaD family protein, with product MEFVSIVAIALMVIGAFGIIFLKKPLDKVIMFSILDAGFVLVVVLFKYLDVAMFTALAGPLSTLVFILSIVKVNEIRKKKLESGEING